CCGAATGGTCGGAAATGTAGGATTCTATCTGTTCCCAGTATCCATTGTCATCACGTATCTTCTTACAGGATGAACAGATCGGAAGGAGTCCGCTGAGGTGCTTCACTTCACCAAGAGCACTCTTCAGGTCTTCGTTCGTCCTCGCAAGCTCTATGTTCCTGAGCCTGTTGATCTCTGTTTCTCTTTCCTTCTTATCGGATTCATACTTCACCCGCAGTTCATTAACCTTACGACTGCTGTCTTCAGTGTATATCTCATCATTAAGTGTTTTGTACTTCTTAAGAAATTTAAGCGCTTCCCTGAAATTCCCTATCATCTCGCAGACCTCGGAATAGGATTGATATACATTCCTCCGTATTCCGGGAGAGTCAATATTATCCATGTACGACAGTCCTTTTCCTGCGTATTCATAAGCCTCTTCAAATTTGCCTGTACTCGCATAGCTCAAGCTGATGGAAAGAAGCGTCTGGGAAGCATCATGTATGTCTCCTTTTTCCTCCTCGATCTCAAGTGCTCTGAAAAAACAGTTAAGCGCATCTTCGTGATTATTCAGATCATCATGAATCATACCGATATTGGTGAGAACACGAGCAATTTTCCATACCTCACCAAGATCAAGCCTTATTTCCAGAGTTCTCTGATAATACTCCAGTGCTCTCTCCAGTTTGCCTGATCGACGGAAGATGCTTCCTGCGTTGTTGAGAGAATTGGCGAGATTCGTGAGACAGCCGTGTTTTTCAGATATTTCAATTGCTCTTTTACAGTAATCAAGAGCGGTACTTTCATCGTTCAAGTTGCTGTAAATGATACTGATATTATTCAGTAATGATGATACTTTCAGAATTTCATCCGATTCCTCAAGTATTCGGAGTGACTTCAGAAAATAATCGAGAGCTCTGTCAATATTTGAAAGCTTATAGTAAATAATGCCAATTCGGTTGAAAGTATCCGATCTGCTTACTTCGTCCTTGGTTGTATCAGTTATTTCAAGATTCTTCAATCCGTATTCCAGAGCTGTCTGATACTCTCCGATACACTGATAGGCCCAGCAGAGTTCATTCAGTATTATTGATTCAAGTTTTTTGTCCACGTTTATTTCAAGCAGCTTCAAACCCTGTTCCCCGAATTCAATAGCTTTTCTGCGATCTGTTTCCCTGTATGCGACAGACAGATCCGCAAGAATCCTGACACGATCCAATCCGTCTGCTCCAGAGAGCTTCTTCTTCAGAGCTTCAGTATCCTGACTGACTGCCAAATCGGTCACTTTTGCCTTTCAGATCTGCAGGGTCGGACATAACAACGTACACTTGTTATAGCAACTATAAATTGCCTGATTTACTTTTATATATACTATTCATAAGTTATTGCGCTCATATCATTATATTATCAGCTTATACGTGTTTCACAAGTGTACGTTGTTATGTCCGACCCTGAATACCGTCGAAATACCCCTTCCATATACATGGTATCAGACCGGGTTTCTGCGAGAAAAGAAATTTGAATGTTTTAATAATCAATACGGCACTGATGTAAAAATAGAAAATAGCCCTCACACCGGGGCCGAGCATTTTCCGAGAAAGAATCATTCTGTTCCTCTCTGAAAAGTAGACTGCAAGAGGTGATAATTCCCCTCCGCTTCCTGACGCAACATGATGAATAACCTCTCCCGCCGGAAGAAGCCATATCGAATACCCCGCGAGTGCAACTTTCCGGCAGAGATCGGCATCTTCGTAGTACATGAAAAAATCATCCCGGAAACCGCCGGTCTGCTCGAAAAGCTCCGTTCTTATCATCATGGCGCACCCTGAAGCGAAATCCATTCTAACCGCTTTATTCGGAAGATCAATCCTCGAAGAATAAATCTTCTGGTCAAATCTCATCTTCCATGGAATGAATCTGCCCCCCGCGCTCCATATCAGTTCCGGTGCCGATGCGTAGTATACGGGTGGAGTCACGATGCCGGCTTCCGGATTTTCCTTTAGAAATTCAGCAAGATTTAAAACTGTACCGGGAGTAATTTCGGCGTCGTTGTTCAGGAACAGGGTAAACTCAGCTTTATCCTGCCTGGAAATCAGAAAACCCTCGTTGTTGCCTCCGGCAAAGCCGGTGTTCTCGCTCATTCGCTTGAACCGAACACCTGTGCTTTTCTGAACCCATTCCGGAGCTTCTTCTTCGGAATTGTTATCCACAAGCGTTACTCTGATATCCACTCCCTCGGACCGCCTAAGGGAATCAAGACATTTTCTGGTAAGCTCCCACTGACCGTAATTAACGAGTACAACAGCTACTTTCAGCAAGATACCTCCGTTTTTCATCAAATTATATCCTGTCAGTACTGCAGCAAGGAATATAACTGCCAGCTGGAAATTTTATAACACCGATAGGATTA
This sequence is a window from Candidatus Aegiribacteria sp.. Protein-coding genes within it:
- a CDS encoding glycosyltransferase family 2 protein; translation: MLKVAVVLVNYGQWELTRKCLDSLRRSEGVDIRVTLVDNNSEEEAPEWVQKSTGVRFKRMSENTGFAGGNNEGFLISRQDKAEFTLFLNNDAEITPGTVLNLAEFLKENPEAGIVTPPVYYASAPELIWSAGGRFIPWKMRFDQKIYSSRIDLPNKAVRMDFASGCAMMIRTELFEQTGGFRDDFFMYYEDADLCRKVALAGYSIWLLPAGEVIHHVASGSGGELSPLAVYFSERNRMILSRKMLGPGVRAIFYFYISAVLIIKTFKFLFSQKPGLIPCIWKGYFDGIQGRT
- a CDS encoding tetratricopeptide repeat protein; its protein translation is MTDLAVSQDTEALKKKLSGADGLDRVRILADLSVAYRETDRRKAIEFGEQGLKLLEINVDKKLESIILNELCWAYQCIGEYQTALEYGLKNLEITDTTKDEVSRSDTFNRIGIIYYKLSNIDRALDYFLKSLRILEESDEILKVSSLLNNISIIYSNLNDESTALDYCKRAIEISEKHGCLTNLANSLNNAGSIFRRSGKLERALEYYQRTLEIRLDLGEVWKIARVLTNIGMIHDDLNNHEDALNCFFRALEIEEEKGDIHDASQTLLSISLSYASTGKFEEAYEYAGKGLSYMDNIDSPGIRRNVYQSYSEVCEMIGNFREALKFLKKYKTLNDEIYTEDSSRKVNELRVKYESDKKERETEINRLRNIELARTNEDLKSALGEVKHLSGLLPICSSCKKIRDDNGYWEQIESYISDHSEALFSHGLCPECMKKLYPELVANNKSENSCN